The region CCCCGCACCACTCGACCGTGACTCGCGAGTACATCGGCCTGGTCAGGACGATGGCGGAGTGCCTCACCGAGGGCGATACGGAGAAGGCGCGCGAGATCGGCCGTCAGTGGGCGCGCCAGACCCACAACGGCCGCGAGGTGCAGTCGGACGCCTCCGGGGCGTCCCAGCTCAGCGCCCTGATCGCGATTCTGCGGGACCTCGGCTTCGACCCCTCCTACCCAAACCAGTCCGGCAACATTGGCCTCAACGCTTGCCCGTTCACGACGGTGGGCGTCAGCGCGCCAAGTTCGGTCATCTGTGCCCTGCACGCCGGCTACCTGGATGAACTCAGCGGCGGCATCGTGCACAAGCTGCTGCCGTATAGTCGCCCGTCGCAGTGCGAGATCGAACTATGACTATCGACGACGCCGCCGCCCCCCTGCCCACCGCGGAGCTGATGCGCCGCGCGGCAGAGCTCAGCCCGAAGCAGCGTGAGGTCCTCGATGCGCTCGATTCTTTCCCGGAGGGTGCCTTGCTCAGCGAGCTGAGCAAGGAGCTTGGCATCCACGTCAATACTGTGCGCGGCCACGTCGATGAGCTGGCGGAGCGCGGTTTGGTGGGCTGGCGCGTGGCCAGCCGCACTACCCGCGGCCGCCCCTCGCACGTGTACCACGTGCGCACCCCACAGCATCACGCTGTGATGCACGAGTACGTCGCGCTCGTCGAGTCGCTGATTGAGTCGCTCGCCGGCTTCGATCTGGACGCTGCCCGCGACTTCGGGCGCGCGTGGGCGCGGCGCAACGCGGACCGCTTCGGCGAGCCGCCAAAGGACTTCGAGGAGCTCGCCGCCGCGGTGCTGCGCTCCCTGCGCGAGATGGGCTTCGACCCGCTCGTCCGCGAGGCTGACGGCGACGCCTCGGTGGAAGTCGGCCTGCAGGCCTGCCCGTTCGTCGCCGCCGACGGCACCCCGCCCGCAGCCACGATTTGCGCACTACACCAGGGGTTTATCGACGCCACCATCGGCCCCCACCACCTCGACTTCATGCCGTTCGACGCGTCGGGGCAGTGCGGGGCCCGGCTGGTTAACCGATCAGCCAGTCGTTCGGACTAAACAGCTCGAAGTACACGTTCGCCGGGTCGAGCTGTGCCAGGTCGTCGCGGATGGACTGCAGGAAGCCCTCGCCGCCGCACAGATACACGTCTGCGCCGGAAACGTCCAGGTCAGCGACGTTGAGGCGCTGGCCTTCGGCACGGAAGTAGGGGTGCAGGGAGGCGTCGTCAAGCTTCTCGACGAGCATCCGCATCTCATCCGCCTGCGCCCACGACTGCTGCGATTCGTCGACGTGCGCGACGGTGACCTTGCGCGGCGAGCCCTCCGCTGCGAGATGCCCGAGAATGCCGGTCATCGGCGTGGACCCGATGCCGGAGGAGATCAGCACAACCGGGTTTGTGCCGGCCTGCAGCACCAGGTCGCCGGCGGCGAGCGTGGCGTCGACGGTGTCGCCGACGTTGACGTGGTCGCGCAGGAACGTGGACACTTCGCCCTCGGTCTCCACGGCGATGCGGTAGTGGGAGGCGTCGCCTTCGATGATGGAGTACTGGCGCAGCTGGCGCGCGCCGTCCGGCAGCTTCACGCCGACCGACGTGTACTGGCCTGGGCGCGGCGCCGTGAAGTCGCCCTCCAGGGTGTAGGCGTAGACGGTGTCGCTGAGCTGGGTTTTCTCCGTGACGGTGGCGGTGCGGAACACGTCGCCCGCCTCCACGCCGTCCGATTCGTAGAGCTTGCCTTCGTGCTTGATCAGGACGTCGGCCATCAGCCAGTACACCTTGTCCCAAGCCTCGGCGACTTCTGGGGTGACGGCGTCACCAAGCACCTCGACGATGGCGGCCATCAGGTTGTCGTGCACGATCTGGTACTGGTCCGCCGTGATGCCCAGCGAGACGTGCTTGTGCGCGATGCGATCCAGCATCATCACTGGGTCTGGAGCGTCTGGGTCCACCAGCTGCGTGGCGAACGTCGCCACCGACGCCGCTAGCGCCTTCTGCTGCGCGCCCTGCTTCTGGTTGCCGCGGTTGAACGTGTCGGCGATGAGCTCGGGGTGGGCGGTGAACATCTTGTTGTAGAAGGTCTTCGTGATCGTCTGGATATTCGCGCCTACCGGCGGGAGCGTCGCCTTGATGATCTCGGCGTGCTCGTCGCTCAGGTATGCCTGTTTCGGGTTTGGTTTCTCGTCAATGAACATAAACACGAATATACCCGTGTTTATTAATCTTCGAGATTTTGGTCCAGTCGCTCTTCGTCGCTGCGGCGCCGCGAGCGCTGCCAGCGCGGGGCGAAGATTGCGGCTGCGGCACCGCCGACGATCACGCCGATGACCATGCCGATACTGCCGCTCGGGTCACTGTCGAAGTCGTTAAAAGCGATTCCGGCTAAGGCGATCGCGAGGAAGATCCAGATGGGCAGGGTGGACAGCGTGAAAATCTTGGGCGGGCGGGGCCGCGGGGCGTAGTTCTGCATCCACAGCGCGCCGGCGGTTTGTGCGAGCGTGCCGGGCAACAGCGCGAGCAGTGAGTAGATGGCCACACCACTTGGCAGGACCCAGGCGAGGATCGCCATGATGAACGTGGTGGTGTACATCAGCGTCTCCGAGGTCACGGTGCTGGACTGGTGGAGGATCTGCTGCTGGTATTCGTCGTCGGTGCCCTGGTTTGCCAGGGCGATCTTCTTGTCGCCGTACTGCTTCAACATGGGGTTATCCTTCCTGTTCGTCGCCGAAGAGGGCTTCAACGGTCTTGCCGAGGGTGTGTGCGATGTCGAGTGCGAGGTGGACGGAGGGGGAGTAGTTGCCTTTTTCGATGTTGGCGATGGTCTGGCGGGACACTCCCACCTGTGCGGCGAGCTCGGCCTGGGAGAGTTCCTGCCACCGTCGCCACTTGCGGACCATGTTTTCGTGTGTGTCTGGCATCAGCGCTCCTTTCTGCTTTGTAAGCACCTACGACAAACAATAAACTAAACACCCCACTATGTAAAGGAAAGTGGACAAAAAGGTAAGAGTAGGCGTCGATAGGCGCAAAGCTCTGGACTGTCGTGCATGCCTACGCCAGTGCCTGCGTACCTCGATAAGATCCTTGACCTCGTCCGCCATACCACCCAACATCCCACATGTGGGATGTAAGTGTTATGTTGTTTGACCTGCGTGAACTCGTCCTACATACCACTTTTTCGGTGGAACATACCACCCAACATCCCACATGTGGGATGTTATGTGGGATGTTATGTGGGAAGTAAGCTGGC is a window of Corynebacterium pseudogenitalium DNA encoding:
- a CDS encoding helix-turn-helix transcriptional regulator, which codes for MNSATPPQPTTDLMDRAAELSVKQREVLDRLALHPHGAQVGDLAKEMGMHPNTIRGHLDELLARDLVQVTTAPSEGRGRPSNIFHTRTPHHSTVTREYIGLVRTMAECLTEGDTEKAREIGRQWARQTHNGREVQSDASGASQLSALIAILRDLGFDPSYPNQSGNIGLNACPFTTVGVSAPSSVICALHAGYLDELSGGIVHKLLPYSRPSQCEIEL
- a CDS encoding helix-turn-helix transcriptional regulator, with translation MTIDDAAAPLPTAELMRRAAELSPKQREVLDALDSFPEGALLSELSKELGIHVNTVRGHVDELAERGLVGWRVASRTTRGRPSHVYHVRTPQHHAVMHEYVALVESLIESLAGFDLDAARDFGRAWARRNADRFGEPPKDFEELAAAVLRSLREMGFDPLVREADGDASVEVGLQACPFVAADGTPPAATICALHQGFIDATIGPHHLDFMPFDASGQCGARLVNRSASRSD
- a CDS encoding globin domain-containing protein, with the protein product MFIDEKPNPKQAYLSDEHAEIIKATLPPVGANIQTITKTFYNKMFTAHPELIADTFNRGNQKQGAQQKALAASVATFATQLVDPDAPDPVMMLDRIAHKHVSLGITADQYQIVHDNLMAAIVEVLGDAVTPEVAEAWDKVYWLMADVLIKHEGKLYESDGVEAGDVFRTATVTEKTQLSDTVYAYTLEGDFTAPRPGQYTSVGVKLPDGARQLRQYSIIEGDASHYRIAVETEGEVSTFLRDHVNVGDTVDATLAAGDLVLQAGTNPVVLISSGIGSTPMTGILGHLAAEGSPRKVTVAHVDESQQSWAQADEMRMLVEKLDDASLHPYFRAEGQRLNVADLDVSGADVYLCGGEGFLQSIRDDLAQLDPANVYFELFSPNDWLIG
- a CDS encoding helix-turn-helix transcriptional regulator, with protein sequence MPDTHENMVRKWRRWQELSQAELAAQVGVSRQTIANIEKGNYSPSVHLALDIAHTLGKTVEALFGDEQEG